The sequence TTCAAGTTATTCAAACAACATCGacattgatttttgtgataacCAAAGTGCTCTCAAGATGGTGAATAACCCAATCTATCATGCCAAAACCAAGCATAGTGTATTGCATCATCAATATAGTAGCCAATTTATTGATAATAAGGATATTTATCTTTACCATTGTCCTACAATAGATCAAACTCTTGGCATATGTCTCAACAACTTAGTACGATAAACTCAAAATTATTGTGATATAGTCAATAAGGGCAAGTATTAGATTAATGTAGCTTTGAAATAATAATATAGACAATGTTCATATATTTTTTAAGAAGGTAAGGAAGGATTTTGAAAGGGCTCAAACCCTTTAGAAAAAGACGAAAGAAAAGGAATAAATAAAGTGACAAAGTAGATCCCAACCTATGTAAAGTTGTCATAAGGCAAGGCAATAAGCTCAAATTGGccaaaaatagaaaagaaacaaCACAACCAATACAAAAGAACAATAGCAACCAACTTGTTAAACAACAAGAAGGGAATGAATGGGTTGGCCTCTTGCCCAACTCTTGAACATGAGTTTGGGGATATGATGTGGGAGGACCTGTCTTCCTCCGTACGATAGTCTAGGAGACACTAACATCTAAATTATTAGAACAAGGTGGGGCAGGGGGGACTCcctaatataaattttattagcacACAAGGAGAGCCATAGAATGGTGAGTTGAAGGGAGGCCATCCATCATGAGTAACTTGGAGATAGTCTCAAGCCAAAGATAGATTGAGTTGTGAGGTCAAGGCAAGGGATCCTTAATAGGGGCTGAGGGACACATCAGATTCGCACTAGAAGCAAAAGTCTTGTGATCTTCCTTTGCATCTTTCCATGTAGTAGAGTCCTTACTATGTGAGAGAGGACAAACCATAGCTAGGTGGTCAATGGAGAAGCATCAATGACATTGAAGGGGGAGTCTCTCTTAATCAAGAGGTTGAAttcaaggcctatccccaaccatcaaAACTACATCGTTGTGAAGAGGCTCGCAAATGCCAAAATCCACCAAGATACAAACAAAAGTAGAATGCCCCATGTATGAAGTGGAATCAACTTTCAAGAAATGGCCAATAGAGTTGCTTGTGGCCTCAAAATATGAAACCTCCCAAAACTGCAGATGGAAGTTTGGAATCTAACCCACATCAAACACACATTTAGTGGCTTAATAAGATGGTTCAAGGAGGTTGACCAATTCTTAGTGGAGAGGGAGTGCTCCCCACAAGCCCATAGCATGTAACATAATTTTTGTCCTCataagagataaaggaagcaatgaaaaaacctCTACCACAAGAAAAGAGCTCAATCTTACTCACCATAAGAGGCAAACGAAAAATCTAGCACCATTTGTAAAGATCAAAAAGAAAAGGCCAAATATTGAAAAATCTACACATCGTACCCTTACATCGGTAGAAGTCCTTAGTTATACCCCTACCTTGGTAGAAGTCCTTAGTTTCCACCACATTCTTAACACAAACCACCACTAGAGATAATTTAGCATTAAGAAGAGGACCAAAATTCTCCCTCAAAGGGCAATCAACACTAGAACTAATTGCCAAATAAAAGCTAATTCCACCAACCAAAAATGCAAGCACCAAAGGGGGGACACAACTGACATCCACAACACTAGAGCAAGGTGTGAGTTAACCCTAGGTGAAGAAGGAAGCACATCAACACCAAAGCCACAACAATGTCAACAAAAGGATCTAGCACCAAAGAAATAACCTACGAAACCTAAGGATGTGGATCCTCGATGCAAGTCAAGGGCACATTGGGGCCATTCTTCTCAATAGATTTGAGTAAATGCATTCAAGAAAATGGTGTTGAAATGTTTCATCATTAAATTGACAATTAAGGCAACAAGTGGACCCAATCAATCCTTGTTTGCAAAGATTGTCTTTAGTTAGCACATTGCCATGATATAGCAATCATATAAAGGCTTTGATTGATCCAAAATGGTTCATAAAATTTAGTAAGTTCAATTATCTAAGCCACTAATCTCATTTCACTAGTCAAATTGAATGAAGTGGGTCACTTTAAGAAACTCTTAGTAACTTCCTAACACAACTTTGCAGAAGAAACCAATCCTCCTCGAGGCCACAAGGACAAGTACAAAATATCCCCCCATCCCATCCTAGTTTTTTGTTAAAATTTAGGACATTTCAAGGATGTCAAAAGAATTGCAAGGTATGTTAGGTGATCACAATTTAAGTTACTTCAAAAATTTACTAAAAAAAACAATTGTGCCATGAAGATCTACGTGGTTTTGAAGGTGTTAATTTGGGAAGGGGGAAGGGTGGTGAGGGATTACCCCTCGAACTCTCCCTATATCACATAGAAAATGTCAAGGATGTTGCCCCTAAACCCCATCAGGGTTATTGCCCCTAAACTCCATAGACGGTGTTACCCACAAACCCCTATAAGTCTACCAAAATTATAGACtcatgatgaatcatgatcaaaaaatatacaatatatacatCCCCTATCACAAATCTCCATGTCTTCAAAATATACAATGTTGGCATGCTATAATTATTATACCGTTGAATACGAGTTAAGTCATCTTTAGTAGGAAATGTCATTTTCAAAATGTAAAAATATATTAATCATGCCTCCATAGATAACTCATAGGGCAATCCTATCTATTAGTATCCCAACTAATGTCAAAATgaaacataaccaaatatcttttTACTTAACCATTCCAATTTGTTAATGAGTTTGACTACAAAACATGTAGTCTTAAAGGCTTcaagaaaaattataaataaatcccTCACTACAATGTACACACTAGTCAAGCATGTCTTTATTAACTCATGTTCATATGTATAATGAACATCATAATTCCTATTCAATTACCCATGCTCACAAAAGTTCTATAATGTCTATGATCGATGCTTCTTCAATGATATAATGGGTATATCCTCTAAAAAGATGGCCAACAAATCCCCATACTATAAACATGTCCCCTATCATCCCCATCTCAAAAGCTTGGGGGAGCATAGGAAGAAACAAAGTTAGCAATAGACACAATGGTCTTTGAGacgtgtcttttttttttttccggggggggggggggggggggcatctCTGGGTTACTATTGCTAGTATTCAACATTTTAGGAAATCTTTTGTTAGATTTAACATGAGACAAGTGCCTCATGAATGATAAATGACTGCTCATGACAATTTCTTTCCCAGATAATTCAATATGGCATATTTCAAAACCCCTAGAGACTTCGTGAATTCAAATGCTATGACATTCACCAATATCATCCCTGATCCTTATATGAGAATACTATTGCTAGTATTCACTTGGAAGAAGAGGAAGTCTCACCCAAACTACGACCATGTTAGGGGAGTCTTTTGTTGGACTTATAGAGAATTGGACCTTGGAATGGATTATCAGCTGGAGATAACAGTCATTCTCCTTTTTCAAAGGGAATAATAGTCCTTCGACAATGATGATGAATTAAACAATGTAATTCAACCTTGGAGATGTGACTGGTTTCAGGGGTGATTTTCATTCCCAAGTTTGGATTCTCTAGGAGAAAGAATGATGGCATGAGGTGGCAACTATGGACCACTCAGCCAAGGAATATATGGTAACAGTCTAAAATTTATCAGCTGGAGATAGCAGTCATTCTCCTTTTTCAAAGGTTTTCAAAGGGAAAAAAATCCTTtgaaaatgatgataaataaaACATATCCAATTGGTGCCATGGGCGACCTTCATTCCTAAGTTTGGATTCTAGGAAAGAGGATGATGGTAAGAGGTGGCAGCTATGAACCACTGAGCCAAGGCATATATGTATAACAGTCTAAAGTTTAAAATGTAACATGATGAAGAGGAGATTATTGGTGTAGGATGGTGCATCAACGGGGAGGAAAGAGAAGAAAGATCTTAATTTGGAACTATCTCAGCAGAATGCATATGCTTAGTGCTTGAAAAGGCTTGCATCTCTACCACTTCATTAATAAATTGCATTGAATGGCATCATTCAAAGAACATCTTCACTTATGAGATGTCTCTTGACCCCATTTTATATTAACTAGCCTTCTTTTTGAAGTACATTATATTACACCACCTTTTCTTATGTAAAAgattataatattatcatattaCAAATTACAATATGCAATCACTTGATGGTTGACAACATAGGCACTTTATTCCACTTCTTCCTCGGCATCCATTTCTCCATCATTGCCCTCATCTGCTTCATCATTTTCCTCATCTGcttcatcattttcctcttcatcttctacCTGAGGTTTCATTGGCGGGGGTGGTAAAGTACTCTTGACcatttcaaggaattcatcaacaGTTGAACTTGACATTCTCTCCTCACAGTCTTCTATTATCTGTTTGCCCATGATGCAGAATAAAATCATAGATAAGAAAATCCTAGTTTACTCATAAAGTAGCcaaaagttcaaaagcatagtacAGTGGCTCTGAAATATCCAAAGCTAGttataaaatgaaaataataaatatAGACCAACGAATAGGAGATCTACCATATGGACTTCAACTGCTGTGGAAGGCCTAAGATTTAGAACTTGAAGTCGTTCTGCTTTTGTAAGTGAAAACTTTTCTGCCTTCAACAAGAACTCCCGTACAATCTCCCGAGTCAGGGTTCCCGCTGGAGACTGCACCAAGTAATCAAAAACCTGTTTGAAAGAAAAAGTCACTGCTGCCTATTAGATGCCATAGTATGCCCTTACAAACAAATAAATTCATAGTCCTTACCATGGACATTTATGCTACTAATGAGAACCAAGGTTGCAAAAACATTTACCTGGCATTCAGATCGAGTTGCAGAGCCAGATGAACCCAAAGGATCTTGAGTGGCTCCTCTGGATCGCAACAGGTCCATCACTTCAAAGTTGGAGAGTAGACCAGTATTAGCATCCAGTCTACATAAATAAAGCATGTTAGGCACAACTTGCATGCAATCGGAATCTAGGACAACAGCTCATGTTATTACTTTGGAGTTATAAAACAGTTTttaaaaaaacatagaaaaaatcTTTAGCATCTTTCAATCTTCAAAACAATTTCATAAGAGAATTCAATCCAAAAAATCTTACACTTTCATGATGAATGGAAATGGAATCCCATGCAATATCAATTCTGACCAGACCTTGAAAACCTCGTAATAtgaataaatttataatattttcaaagaCAAGATGTTTGAGGCATCCTCAATACCAATGAAACATCCATCTGCTACACATGTTCTCTACCTGAATGAGCAAAACAGCATTACAAAATCATAAATGGTATTGTTGAAATTCATAATCCTTAAAGAAAGGTATGTCAAATTCATTGAATATAACTTTAAAGGTTGCAATCATACATATAAACCTCAATACCTTGCATGATTATGATTATATGCCTACTGATAATTTGCATACCATACTTTGTTTGTCTGCGAATTGATCACAGATAATTTTTATAATTGAACAGATACTAGTAATACACATGTTTGTCTGATCTGCTCATCAAATCTTTGTGGGTCACTTCCAAGGAAAGAGCGTccaatttaaattatatataataagtAAATCATCTATTATTCTTCAACATCTTTTGAACAGATATGGATTGGGATACAGCTGGATACACATTTTATATAAAAACATGTGCATGTTGTGTACCTGTgtgcatacatgtgtgtgtattTGTGTGCATGGATATGTGTGGTCGTGCACATAAGCATGTACATGCAAGTATATTTCATTATAGAAATGAGAAAGTATTGAATGAAATCCATCTGACTAAATGAAGGGTCGAGTTTGCAGAGGTATGAAGAGTTACCACAGTGAAAAAATGTTTATTAAAGGTCAAATCCCCGCTAAATAGTGAATGAAGTCTTTGATAGGCCATAGGACAGTTAGGGGTTCTGTTACTGACCATTGTATTTTTGTCTAATCAGCTGCTCTGTAGCATCAGATAGTGGATAGGACTGTCTTGATAGATGTCACTCCTAGCAAGGGTTTGGGTAGTTGATCCTTTCTATATGAACACCAGAAACTATAAACAGTGAAGAAGACCTCATCACTTTCAAACCCTAAAGCCATAAAAAAACCTGTGCCATCAACAAGTCAAGCAAGCCATTGTTGCCTTGAGGGTTTACAGTCATGCTTCGTAAACAGAATAATTATGATTATTGAAGTCTGTGTGCAATGAGTAGTGTGTGAGCTGTTTCCTTAAATTGGTCCTTGTTATATAATGATGTGAGGTTAAGGCCTGACAGGTGTTATTATCTCTGTCAAGGGATGCATAAGATGTTCTCCCAAACCATATATAGTA is a genomic window of Cryptomeria japonica chromosome 7, Sugi_1.0, whole genome shotgun sequence containing:
- the LOC131029413 gene encoding uncharacterized protein LOC131029413 isoform X2 translates to MKVLDANTGLLSNFEVMDLLRSRGATQDPLGSSGSATRSECQVFDYLVQSPAGTLTREIVREFLLKAEKFSLTKAERLQVLNLRPSTAVEVHMIIEDCEERMSSSTVDEFLEMVKSTLPPPPMKPQVEDEEENDEADEENDEADEGNDGEMDAEEEVE
- the LOC131029413 gene encoding uncharacterized protein LOC131029413 isoform X1, with protein sequence MVWCTHCGKDQPTERDDINGFILDANTGLLSNFEVMDLLRSRGATQDPLGSSGSATRSECQVFDYLVQSPAGTLTREIVREFLLKAEKFSLTKAERLQVLNLRPSTAVEVHMIIEDCEERMSSSTVDEFLEMVKSTLPPPPMKPQVEDEEENDEADEENDEADEGNDGEMDAEEEVE